One stretch of Thalassophryne amazonica chromosome 17, fThaAma1.1, whole genome shotgun sequence DNA includes these proteins:
- the LOC117529523 gene encoding sphingosine 1-phosphate receptor 3-like: MINPQIYLHYNYTGKLDHRPTVGSSGGAVDTKTIVFLIICSFIVLENLTRARRHMERNHRFHNRMYFFIGNLALCDMLAGIAYLVNLLLSGEKTLQLSPALWFIREGSMFVALGASIFSLLAIAIERHLTMIKMRPYEANKNYRVFLLIGTCWVIAVSLGALPILGWNCLENLPDCSTVLPLYTKKYVAFCITVFMALLLAISVLYVRIYILVKSSSQKVSKHSNSEHAMSLLRTVIIVVGVFIACWTPIFVLLLVDVACEQRRRCSILYKADWFIAVAVLNSALNPIIYTLASREMRRAFIGLVCGLCYRAKASVNGSGARPSLEPSRSRSKSWSSQNNPNPNQQSLRQAEPEKDRETASVGEVVGREAAEAVPQE; the protein is encoded by the coding sequence ATGATCAACCCTCAGATATACCTTCACTACAACTACACGGGAAAGCTGGACCACCGGCCCACCGTCGGCTCAAGCGGCGGCGCTGTGGACACCAAAACCATTGTGTTCCTCATCATATGCAGCTTCATTGTTCTTGAGAACCTCACCCGTGCTCGTCGCCATATGGAGAGAAACCACCGCTTCCACAACCGCATGTACTTCTTCATTGGCAACCTGGCGTTGTGCGACATGCTGGCTGGAATAGCTTACCTGGTCAACCTTCTGCTGTCCGGAGAGAAGACGCTGCAGCTTTCACCTGCTCTCTGGTTCATCAGAGAGGGCAGCATGTTTGTTGCGCTAGGCGCATCCATCTTTAGCCTCCTGGCTATTGCAATAGAAAGACACCTGACTATGATCAAAATGAGGCCTTACGAGGCCAACAAGAACTACAGAGTGTTTCTGTTGATAGGAACCTGCTGGGTGATTGCGGTTTCTCTTGGAGCTTTGCCCATCCTCGGATGGAACTGTCTCGAGAACCTCCCCGATTGCTCCACGGTGCTTCCCCTTTACACCAAGAAGTACGTTGCTTTCTGCATCACAGTTTTCATGGCTTTGCTCTTGGCCATCTCAGTCCTTTACGTCCGAATCTACATCCTGGTCAAGTCCAGCAGCCAAAAGGTCAGCAAGCACAGCAACTCTGAGCACGCCATGTCCCTTCTGCGCACCGTCATCATTGTAGTCGGAGTGTTCATCGCTTGCTGGACACCCATTTTTGTCCTGCTCCTGGTGGATGTGGCATGCGAGCAGCGCAGGCGCTGCTCCATCCTCTACAAGGCCGACTGGTTCATCGCGGTGGCTGTGCTGAACTCGGCCTTGAACCCCATCATTTACACTCTGGCCAGCAGGGAGATGAGGCGGGCCTTCATCGGTTTGGTGTGCGGCTTGTGCTACAGGGCGAAGGCATCCGTAAATGGCAGCGGGGCACGACCGTCTCTGGAGCCCAGCCGTAGCAGGAGCAAGTCGTGGAGCAgccaaaacaacccaaacccgaACCAACAGAGCCTTAGACAGGCAGAACCGGAGAAGGATCGGGAGACAGCCTCGGTGGGAGAAGTTGTGGGCAGAGAAGCTGCTGAGGCTGTTCCTCAAGAGTGA